From a single Lactococcus allomyrinae genomic region:
- a CDS encoding GIY-YIG nuclease family protein, whose translation MKVIKIADENNQKDRINYFVKDNHYLAIFPKEELKLAKDKLSFVFSNAGIYIYIGLKNNYRYVGQTVNLDQRTGTHKSQGDLEKDFEFMAFFGMENGNLSKGQLDLLESDWIGNFPETDFDRKNATQGNKSFLSQSDKIDAENLNRDILEMFQFWEYDVFTPNTGEDLDTPDEKVVADKVYQFEVSDGAISGKSNKSLRLAYINYLINFYLQNKKEVENSGLISEGEAKFATILAKNPPIKPYASYKKIDNTTYLYSNLSANQAIKKVLDFAEKMGRQLVEKEN comes from the coding sequence ATGAAGGTTATTAAAATCGCTGATGAAAATAATCAGAAGGATAGAATTAATTATTTTGTTAAAGATAATCATTATCTGGCAATTTTTCCAAAGGAAGAGCTGAAGCTTGCGAAGGATAAATTGTCGTTTGTGTTTTCTAATGCTGGGATTTATATTTATATCGGCTTGAAAAATAATTATCGGTATGTTGGGCAAACGGTCAATTTAGACCAGCGTACAGGCACGCATAAGTCTCAAGGCGATTTAGAAAAAGACTTTGAATTTATGGCGTTTTTTGGCATGGAAAATGGCAATCTAAGTAAAGGACAGCTTGATTTGTTGGAGAGCGACTGGATTGGAAATTTTCCAGAAACAGATTTTGATCGAAAAAATGCAACACAGGGGAACAAATCTTTTTTATCTCAGTCGGACAAGATTGATGCTGAAAACTTAAACCGAGATATTTTGGAGATGTTTCAGTTCTGGGAATATGATGTTTTTACGCCGAATACGGGCGAGGACTTGGATACACCTGATGAGAAAGTTGTTGCGGATAAAGTTTATCAGTTTGAGGTCTCTGACGGCGCTATTTCTGGGAAAAGCAATAAGAGTTTACGCCTAGCCTATATCAATTATCTTATCAACTTCTATCTACAAAATAAAAAAGAAGTTGAAAATAGCGGATTGATTTCTGAAGGAGAAGCAAAATTTGCAACGATTTTAGCGAAAAATCCGCCAATAAAGCCTTATGCAAGTTATAAAAAAATTGACAATACTACTTATTTGTACTCAAATTTGAGTGCTAATCAGGCTATAAAAAAAGTGCTTGATTTTGCTGAAAAAATGGGCAGACAGCTCGTAGAAAAGGAAAACTAA